One Burkholderia gladioli genomic window, CCAGCGCGTGGATCGTCGCGCCCTGGTAGCGCGCGCGGATCCGCTCGGCCACCGGCAGCGCGCCCGCGCCGAGCACCACGATCGCGGGTGCCACCGTCAGCCTTGCCATTTTTCCCCCGGCACCACCAGCAGCGAGAAGTAGGGCGAGGCCATCGGATCGACCTCGGCCAGCGGCACGATGCGCTGGCTGGCCATGGTGGCGCGCTCGACGTAGAGTGCGCGGCCGGCCAGGCCCAGCTCGTCTAGCACGCGCCGCACCTTGTCGAAATTGCGGCCCAGCTTCATCACCACCGCCGCGTCGGCCTTGGCCAGCCGCGCGCGCAGCTCGTCCTCGGGCAGCACGCCCGAGAGCACCGAGAGCGTCTGGTTGCGATAGACCAGCGGCACGCCGAGCACGGCCGCGCCGCCCAGCATCGAGCACACGCCGGGCACCACCTCGGTGTCGTAGCGATGCGCGAGCCGGTCGTGCAGGTACATGTAGGAGCCGTAGAAGAACGGGTCGCCCTCGCAGATCACGGCGACATCGCGCCCGGCATCGAGATGCGCGGCCACCACCTCGGCCGCCGTGTCGTAGAAGTCGGCGATCACGCGCTCGTAGCTGAGCGGCGGCTCGAGCGCCTCGGTGGTGACGGGGTAGACCAGCGGCAATTGCAGCTGCGCCTCGTGCAGATGCGCCTCGACGATGCCGTAGGCATTGCCCTTCTTGCCCTTGGCGACGAAGTAGGCCACCACCGGCGCGGCGCGCAGGTGGCGCACCGCCTTCAGGGTCAGCAGCTCCGGGTCGCCGGGGCCGACGCCGATGCCGAACAGGCGGCCGCGCGCGGCGCCCTGCCGGCTCGTTGCGGAGCGAGTCTCGCCGTGGCTCATTCGACCTCCGTCGCCAGGGCATTGACGGCGGCCGCCGCCATCGCGCTGCCGCCGCGGCGGCCGTTCACCACCACGTAGGGCACGCCGCGGCTGTCGGCGGCCAGCGCCGCCTTCGACTCGGCCGCGCCGATGAAGCCGACCGGGAAGCCGAGGATCAGGGCCGGCTTCGGCGCGCCGGCATCGAGCATGTCGAGCAGATGGAACAGCGCGGTGGGCGCATTGCCGATCACCACCACGCTGCCGGCCAGCCAGGGCCGCCACAATTCGAGCGCGGCCGCCGAGCG contains:
- a CDS encoding precorrin-2 C(20)-methyltransferase, yielding MSHGETRSATSRQGAARGRLFGIGVGPGDPELLTLKAVRHLRAAPVVAYFVAKGKKGNAYGIVEAHLHEAQLQLPLVYPVTTEALEPPLSYERVIADFYDTAAEVVAAHLDAGRDVAVICEGDPFFYGSYMYLHDRLAHRYDTEVVPGVCSMLGGAAVLGVPLVYRNQTLSVLSGVLPEDELRARLAKADAAVVMKLGRNFDKVRRVLDELGLAGRALYVERATMASQRIVPLAEVDPMASPYFSLLVVPGEKWQG